Proteins co-encoded in one Arachis hypogaea cultivar Tifrunner chromosome 11, arahy.Tifrunner.gnm2.J5K5, whole genome shotgun sequence genomic window:
- the LOC112722234 gene encoding uridine/cytidine kinase UKL1, chloroplastic — protein MEIIEGVSGAHFSGWRPSSTVPSAPTSPSAPSQPFVIGVSGGTASGKTTVCELIIQQLQDHRVVLVCQDSFYRGLTNDELKHVHEYNFDHPDAFDTEQLVETLSKLKSGQSVQVPVYDFKLHQRSSDVFRLVNASEVIIMEGILVFHEQRVRDMMNMKIFVDADPDVRLARRIRRDTVERGRDVHSVLEQYAKFVKPAFEDFILPSKKYADIIIPRGGDNGVAIDLIVQHIRTKLGQHNLCKIYPNLNLIFSTFQTRGMHTIIRDKDVSKHDFVFYSDRLIRLVVEHGLGYLPFKERHIITPTGATYTGVEFCRQLCGVSVIRSGESMENALRACCKGIKIGKILIHRQGEETQLIYEKLPKDISERHVLLMDPVLSTGNTASQAIELLIKKGVPESNIIFLNLISAPEGINCVCTRFPHLKIITSEIEEGLNDECHVIPGLGEFGDRYFGTDD, from the exons ATGGAGATTATCGAAGGTGTCTCCGGCGCCCACTTCTCCGGTTGGCGGCCATCATCGACGGTGCCTTCTGCTCCTACTTCTCCCAGCGCTCCATCTCAACCCTTCGTTATCG GGGTCTCTGGAGGCACTGCATCGGGGAAGACCACAGTGTGTGAATTGATCATTCAACAACTGCAAGATCACAGAGTTGTTCTTGTTTGTCAG GACTCATTCTATCGTGGACTAACAAATGATGAGCTGAAACACGTTCATGAGTATAATTTTGATCATCCTG ATGCATTTGATACAGAGCAACTTGTAGAAACCCTGAGCAAGCTCAAATCTGGGCAATCAGTTCAGGTTCCAGTATATGATTTCAAGCTCCATCAGAGATCTTCTGATGTTTTCCGATTG GTGAATGCTTCTGAAGTAATCATTATGGAGGGTATATTGGTTTTTCATGAGCAAAGAGTCCGAGACATGATGAATATGAAAATATTTGTTGATGCTG ATCCTGATGTAAGGCTTGCCCGCAGAATAAGACGTGACACGGTTGAAAGGGGTAGAGATGTACACTCTGTACTGGAACAG TATGCAAAATTTGTTAAGCCTGCATTTGAAGATTTTATTCTTCCATCCAAGAAGTATGCTGACATTATCATACCTCGTGGGGGAGACAATGGAGTAGCGATCGACTTGATAGTTCAACATATTCGTACCAAGCTTGGCCAACATAACCTCTGCAAGATATATCCAAATTTGAATTTGATATTCTCTACTTTTCAG ACTAGAGGCATGCATACTATTATTCGTGACAAGGATGTCTCAAAGCatgattttgttttttattctgaTCGGCTAATTCGTTTG GTAGTGGAACACGGTCTTGGTTACTTGCCATTTAAAGAGAGACATATTATCACCCCTACAG GAGCAACTTATACCGGAGTTGAGTTTTGTAGGCAATTGTGTGGGGTATCCGTCATACGAAG TGGTGAAAGCATGGAAAATGCTTTGCGTGCATGCTGTAAAGGTATAAAAATAGGAAAGATACTCATCCACCGTCAAGGTGAGGAAACCCAG CTTATCTATGAGAAGCTTCCAAAAGATATTTCAGAGAGACATGTTCTTCTGATGGATCCTGTACTTAGTACGG GTAACACCGCCAGCCAGGCAATTGAGCTTCTTATAAAAAAAGGGGTTCCAGAGTCCAATATAATATTCCTCAACCTCATCTCT GCTCCTGAGGGAATAAATTGTGTATGCACACGTTTTCCGCACCTCAAGATTATCACTTCGGAGATTGAAGAGGGACTAAATGACGAGTGCCATGTGATACCAGGTTTAGGAGAATTTGGTGACCGCTATTTTGGTACAGACGATTAG